AATATCATCAGACCATAGGTCAGGAGCCTTATCTGTTAAGGGAGCATCGAATACCACCTTGACATTCTGACTTTTCGCTCTCTCTTCAACTCCTGGACTAGACCATGTTTGCGCATGAGGATATCTTTTTTTCCAATCTGCAATATAGGCATAGTGAATCTTATTTGGAGAAATCAGGTAAGCGACTCTGCCCAAAGCATCCAGTTCAGTAAAGAGCTCCTCGTTTGGCGCGATTGGAGAATGAATCCAAAGTTTTCCATCCTTTAACTTAACCACCGTCATACGTGTCTGAAAAGGTAGTTTGAAGACCTTCATATCCATTTGAATCAAATCACCGTCTACTATCCAGATATTTTGATCAACTTCCTTTAGTGTATACAATGGTTCATAAAGAGAAAGTTCTGGTCTTGACATCGTTTACTATTCCTTTATTTTTACTGCCTCTATTATAGCAAAAAGTGGCTATTGAAACCACTTTTTACAGTTCTTATATACTGTTATTGATCCTAGTATTGGACATTAGTATTTACAGTATCAATCAGCTATTAGAAACTTTTCGATTGTATCAATAGCATAGGAAAGTTGATTATTTACTGACATCATCCGTTCAAGATTAGCGTCCATATAGTAGAGCTCAGATAAACCACCCCTAGGGAGAAAGAGTGAATAGTGGATATTCATCTTCTCTCGAGTACTTAGTTCTATATGATTGCTTATGAAATACTTTAACTCTTTTAACGAATTCACTTGAGCATTCACGCCTTCTAACTGATACTGCTCGATGAGGGTTAGTAAGTTGTCAATCTCTTCAATGACTTTAGTTTCCATATCAACACCTCTTAGGAAGATCACTAGATAGTATCTAAACAATCCAGTAAGTCTTGGTAGGAATGGACTTCGTAAGTCGGTTGGGCAGGTGTATGATTTTCGAGGTGATGAGGATTGTACCAGATAGTGTCAATCCCTGCATTATTGCCTCCTTGAATATCAGCCGTTAAGGAATCTCCGATCATCAGCGTCTTTTCTTTACTAAATCCTACAATCTGCTGACCGATTTTTTCATAGAATAGTGCATCAGGCTTTTGCGTCTGCAACTGTTCAGAGATAAAGACTTGGTTGAAATAGGGAGCCAGACCAGATTGAGCCAGACGACCCGTCTGAATAGCAGTAATGCCATTTGTCGCAGCGTACAGCTCATAATCACGCTCAATGAGACAGTCCAAAAGTTCATGAGCTCCCGAAAGGATTTGTCCTTGCTGGGCTAGAAAAAACTGGTAACGCTGAGCAAGTAACCTACCGTCTTTCTCCAGTCCAAAATGAGCAAACAAACGTAAAAAGCGCGTGTTAACCAGTTCTTGTTTACTGATTTTCTTTTGTTCCAAGTCCTTCCAGAGAGCCTTGTTCATAGGAACATAATAGTCTTTATAGGCTTGAATGTCTGCAACTCCTTCTTCTTTTAAAAGTTGCGTCAGTGCCACATCCTCAGCAGCATCAAAATCAAGCAAGGTGTGATCGAGATCGAAAAGTAGAAATTTGTAGGACATTGAGTTTCCTTTCTGAAAATTCATTAAGAACATTATAGCATAAATGAACCTTTGATTTATTGAGTTTCAAATACTTTTTACACTCACATTTTGACCGTGCTCAAGTGCAAATCTAAAACTAGTCAGCAAAACTTCTATTAAATCTTTTCCGGAACTCGTTATGAAATAATGTGATAAATTTGTTATATGCTCTGCGATATTATTTCCCCAAGGAGGAGTGAGTGACAAATCTTCAAAATCCCATATAACATCCTGAGGGAGAAATTTTTTCAACTCCTCTTGGATAGATACCAACTCAGCTATTCCTCTTTCAACAGATTCAAAAGGAACATCTCCCCAGTAAAGCTTATTCATTATTACTGGGTATCTACTTCCCCACTCATTATTCTCTAAGCGAACATAAATAGTCGAAAAGAATGAATTAAAAAGACTCCCTTCTCCTATAGTCCACCAATTATAACCAACCATTAACCCTACAGACATAGATATTCTCCTACTCATTTTTAATATTATTTAACGTCAACTAAAGTTTTATATTGATAGTATCTAAAACATACATTCATTCCCCCTACCCCAACTCCTTGGCTATTCTGCTTTTTTCAAGTTTTCCCTTGGTAATTCGTTTCCATAAAACAAGAGGGTTCAAACTATAAGATAGGCGTAGGAGGAAATAATTAACCCATTCGATAAGGGCAAAAAGCTGTATCAACGTGGCTAAGATAGTCACTAGGACACTCTGTGCATTCCAGACAATAAAAGGAAAGCCTGAAATAAGTAAAACGAGGTCTAGTATTCTGAGCACACCATATAGTTTAGGGACATTTTCACTTCCGAACTG
This window of the Streptococcus sp. D7B5 genome carries:
- a CDS encoding DUF4336 domain-containing protein; the protein is MSRPELSLYEPLYTLKEVDQNIWIVDGDLIQMDMKVFKLPFQTRMTVVKLKDGKLWIHSPIAPNEELFTELDALGRVAYLISPNKIHYAYIADWKKRYPHAQTWSSPGVEERAKSQNVKVVFDAPLTDKAPDLWSDDIDQLIFKGSSMIEEVVFFHKSTKTLIVTDLIENFESEKIASPIRRKIYRLARVTAPDGQTPIDYRMTFFRRQIEAKVSFSRMLNWKPDKIILAHGLCFFKNGTDELRRAFRWIR
- a CDS encoding immunity 70 family protein, whose translation is MSVGLMVGYNWWTIGEGSLFNSFFSTIYVRLENNEWGSRYPVIMNKLYWGDVPFESVERGIAELVSIQEELKKFLPQDVIWDFEDLSLTPPWGNNIAEHITNLSHYFITSSGKDLIEVLLTSFRFALEHGQNVSVKSI
- a CDS encoding YjjG family noncanonical pyrimidine nucleotidase; translated protein: MSYKFLLFDLDHTLLDFDAAEDVALTQLLKEEGVADIQAYKDYYVPMNKALWKDLEQKKISKQELVNTRFLRLFAHFGLEKDGRLLAQRYQFFLAQQGQILSGAHELLDCLIERDYELYAATNGITAIQTGRLAQSGLAPYFNQVFISEQLQTQKPDALFYEKIGQQIVGFSKEKTLMIGDSLTADIQGGNNAGIDTIWYNPHHLENHTPAQPTYEVHSYQDLLDCLDTI